The Chroicocephalus ridibundus chromosome 2, bChrRid1.1, whole genome shotgun sequence genome includes a region encoding these proteins:
- the LOC134510697 gene encoding tektin-3-like, with the protein MQPGRSPLTATYAHPRSTPSKFLPAISAMASSYKARFPYYPLPQSSGLPWMPSTYYKPAAINPTLAPFSKSSQGMTASKKLPVIANRTTFITRYTPEDWHRSNLTNYTESETCQHNAERLRVDTSRMIQDKYQQTEKTQGESTKNLGVRANDIGFWKSELCRELDEMIGETNALTDLKKRLERALAETEAPLQVAQECLLQREKRMGIDLVHDDVEKQLFTEVDVIRSCQERMQQYLDKTKAQLMSNRVAQHELERDLANKQVAHRIDDKCHHLRNTSHGISYYRGVEQVDATISVPESWAKFTDGNILRSQSERAASAKLRDNTRNLLEVTANEMRCQFNRVNVAFTSRIAETADAKSKIQTHLAKTLREIFQMEMNMEAIKKAMRDQGPPFKVAQTRLEERTRRPNMELCRDTAQLRLVNEVHKIDETVQSLQQQLRDTEDTLQMLARAKSVLQHDLAIKANSLFIDQEKCMGMRKTFPSTARLLGSV; encoded by the exons ATGCAGCCTGGTCGATCTCCCTTAACGGCAACGTACGCCCATCCACGATCAACACCTAGCAAGTTTCTGCCTGCCATCAGTGCCATGGCTTCAAGCTATAAGGCCCGTTTTCCTTACTACCCGCTGCCTCAGAGCTCcggcctcccctggatgcccagcacctactacaaacCAGCTGCCATCAACCCAACTTTGGCTCCCTTTTCCAAAAGTTCCCAGGGGATGACCGCCAGCAAGAAGCTTCCTGTCATTGCCAACAGAACAACCTTCATCACCCGGTACACCCCTGAGGACTGGCACAGGTCCAACCTGACCAACTACACAGAGTCAGAAACTTGCCAGCACAACGCGGAGCGTCTGAGAGTTGATACCTCCCGCATGATTCAGGATAAATATCAGCAGACAGAGAAGACACAAGGAGAAAGCACCAAGAACCTGGGAGTTCGTGCCAATGATATTGGattttggaaatcggagctctgccgTGAGCTGGATGAGatgatcggggagaccaacgccCTCACGGACTTGAAgaaaaggctggagagagccttggccgagaCGGAGGCCCCTCTCCAG gtcgctcaggagtgcttgCTTcagcgggagaagaggatgggcatcgacctcGTCCATGATGACGTGGAGAAACAGCTCTTCACA gaagtggatgtcatcaggtcgtgccagGAGAGGATGCAGCAGTACCTGGATAAGACAAAAGCCCAGCTCAT gtccaacaGGGTGGCCCAGCACGAGCTGGAGAGAGACCTGGCtaacaagcaggtggcccaccgcATCGATGACAAGTGCCACCACCTGAGGAACACCTCCCACGGCATCAGctactaccgaggggtggagcaggtcgatgccac gatCTCGGTGCCGGAGTCCTGGGCCAAATTCACGGACGgcaacatcctccgctcccagagcgaACGGGCGGCCTCTGCCAAGCTGCGGGACAACACCAGGAACCTGCTGGAGGTGACGGCCAACGAGATGCGGTGCCAGTTCAACAGGGTGAACGTCGCCTTCACCAGCCGCATCGCCGAGACAGCCGACGCCAAGAgcaagattcagacccacctggccaag ACGCTGCGGGAAATCTTCCAAATGGAGATGAACATGGAAGCCATCAAAAAAGCCATGAGGGACCAAGGACCTCCGTTCAAagtggctcagacccggctggaaGAGCGCACACGGAgaccaaacatggagctgtgccgggacactgcccagctccg ccttgtcaacgaggtccaCAAAATTGATGAGACGGTCCagagccttcagcagcagctgagagacactgaggacaCCCTGCAAATGCTGGCTCGTGCCAAGTCGGTCTTGCAGCATGACCTGGCCATCAAAGCCAACTCGCTCTTCAtcgaccaggagaagtgcatgggaatgcgcaagacctttcccagcactgcgCGGCTGCTGGGTTCTGtttag